Proteins encoded in a region of the Chitinophagaceae bacterium genome:
- a CDS encoding oxidoreductase, translating into MATNWKKAVITDIIDETPTTKRFFLSLEDETVFDFIPGQFITLDLPIAEKPSKRWRHYSIASNPKGDNTVELVIVLVEGGLGTNFLFKEACLGTSFPVRGPLGKFTLKPNPDNEICFICTGTGIAPFRSMLLDFYENNAEHPPVKLIFGTRNIENILYYEEMKSLERKMKNFDYYPVLSRESSTEWDGRKGYVHPVYEELFKDKRPADFYLCGWKNMIQEARNRLQDMGYSRNNIHVEIYG; encoded by the coding sequence ATGGCAACTAACTGGAAAAAAGCCGTTATCACTGATATAATTGATGAAACGCCTACTACAAAGAGGTTTTTTTTATCGCTGGAAGATGAAACGGTTTTTGATTTTATTCCCGGGCAATTTATAACTCTGGATTTACCCATAGCTGAAAAACCCTCCAAAAGGTGGAGGCACTATTCAATTGCCAGCAACCCTAAAGGAGACAATACTGTAGAATTGGTGATTGTTTTGGTAGAAGGCGGTTTGGGAACCAATTTTCTTTTTAAGGAAGCCTGTCTTGGAACTTCATTCCCTGTTAGAGGCCCTTTAGGAAAATTTACACTTAAACCGAATCCCGATAATGAAATATGCTTTATTTGTACGGGTACCGGTATTGCTCCATTTCGTTCCATGCTTTTAGATTTCTATGAGAATAATGCCGAACATCCTCCTGTTAAATTGATTTTCGGAACCAGGAATATTGAAAATATACTGTACTATGAAGAAATGAAGTCCTTAGAAAGAAAGATGAAAAATTTTGATTATTACCCGGTGTTATCACGAGAGTCTTCAACTGAGTGGGACGGTAGAAAAGGATATGTCCACCCGGTTTATGAAGAGCTTTTTAAAGACAAGAGGCCGGCAGATTTTTACCTGTGCGGATGGAAAAACATGATACAGGAAGCCCGGAACCGATTACAAGACATGGGATATTCCAGAAATAACATTCATGTAGAAATATATGGTTAA
- a CDS encoding biotin--[acetyl-CoA-carboxylase] ligase: MQIILNNIVNNSFVGKVFYILSYTDSTNEYAKKLLSKTKPVDGTAILSFEQQKGKGQYGRKWFGNKGENIYLSVIFYPDFIPVDSGFDLSRSIALAVADFFAIFLKKEVIQIKWPNDIYVNNKKICGILIENNLENNNLKSSIVGIGINVNQTVFPEEVLNATSLSAELNQEFDIVELARKLFIHLEERHLQLKTQGVTLLRDNFDNQLYGFKEKKRFLQDNEFEILAEICGTNEWGHLLLKKDGVTSSYELGRLKWLD; the protein is encoded by the coding sequence ATACAAATTATATTGAACAATATTGTTAACAACAGTTTCGTAGGAAAGGTTTTCTATATTCTTTCTTACACGGATTCAACGAATGAATACGCTAAAAAATTGTTATCAAAAACCAAGCCAGTTGATGGGACGGCAATTCTGTCATTTGAACAACAAAAGGGAAAAGGACAATACGGCAGAAAGTGGTTTGGTAACAAAGGTGAAAACATCTATTTATCAGTGATTTTTTATCCTGATTTCATCCCAGTGGATTCCGGTTTTGACCTTAGCAGGTCTATAGCTTTAGCCGTTGCTGATTTTTTTGCAATCTTTTTAAAAAAAGAAGTTATTCAAATTAAGTGGCCGAACGATATTTATGTTAATAATAAAAAAATATGCGGCATTCTAATTGAAAACAATCTGGAGAACAACAACTTAAAAAGCTCAATAGTTGGTATTGGAATAAATGTTAATCAAACTGTTTTTCCTGAAGAGGTATTAAATGCAACCTCTCTCAGTGCCGAATTGAATCAGGAATTTGATATCGTTGAATTAGCAAGAAAATTATTTATTCATCTGGAAGAACGGCACCTCCAACTAAAAACACAAGGTGTTACTCTACTCAGAGACAACTTTGACAATCAATTATATGGCTTTAAAGAGAAAAAAAGATTTTTACAGGATAATGAATTTGAAATCCTAGCAGAAATTTGCGGCACAAATGAATGGGGACATTTATTGTTAAAGAAAGACGGTGTTACTTCATCTTATGAATTAGGTCGCCTGAAATGGTTAGATTAA
- the rsfS gene encoding ribosome silencing factor, giving the protein MHKKETKKNKQQLLCDVIADAISEKKGEDILQIDLGEVLETVTDYFIICHAKSNTQVKAIAENIIEKVKQDTDQNPIYKEGLTAANWILIDYFDVVVHIFQKDARDFYQLEDLWGDQNTVRLNK; this is encoded by the coding sequence ATTCATAAGAAAGAAACAAAAAAAAACAAGCAACAACTACTATGTGATGTAATTGCAGATGCAATCTCTGAAAAAAAAGGAGAAGACATTTTACAAATTGATTTGGGAGAAGTTTTAGAGACTGTTACTGATTATTTTATAATATGTCATGCTAAATCAAATACTCAGGTAAAGGCTATCGCTGAAAACATCATTGAAAAAGTTAAGCAAGATACTGATCAAAATCCGATATATAAAGAGGGCTTAACCGCTGCTAATTGGATTCTGATTGACTACTTTGATGTGGTGGTTCATATTTTTCAAAAAGATGCCCGGGATTTTTATCAACTGGAAGACCTTTGGGGGGATCAGAATACCGTCCGTTTGAATAAATAA
- a CDS encoding ATP-dependent metallopeptidase FtsH/Yme1/Tma family protein, whose product MKKGTENPSKKPKLTGPQKPKFNFYWIYALIAVLLIGLQIYSFQGSIEEIDYRSFEQEMLKEGHVEKMIVVNNEFVEVFIKESSLELEQFEDVAETAWGSQNQGPHFKFSIGSVDYFQEQIAKAQEATAESELATITFERRRNWFTDALGWMLPIFIIIAIWLFIMRRLSGGGGGPGGQIFNIGKSKATLFDKDTKVSVSFKDVAGLDEAKEEVMEIVDFLKYPKKYTELGGKIPKGVLLVGSPGTGKTLMAKAVAGEAQVPFFSISGSDFVEMFVGVGASRVRDLFKQAREKAPCIIFIDEIDAIGRARGKNMMQGGNDERENTLNQLLVEMDGFSGDSGVILLGATNRPDVLDSALLRPGRFDRQITIDKPDMVGREQIFKVHLKPIKLSKDVDEKKLAAQTPGFAGAEIANVCNEAALIAARRNKKQVEMKDFNDAIDRVIGGLEKKNKIISPEEKQIIAYHEAGHAICGWFFDFAHPLVKVSIVPRGMAALGYAQYLPKEQYLYTTEQLMDSICMTLGGRAAEEIIFGKISTGAQNDLERITKTVYSMITQYGMNKKIGHISFTDNSGEYNFKKPYSEETAKLIDIEARDLINIAYQRTIDLLNEKRSQLELIAKELLDKEIIFKSDIERMIGKRPMEIKAEEAEKIALNGTKKETETEEKSDGETTPKEENEDYTNSTADLKSDKKTDEEKLS is encoded by the coding sequence ATGAAAAAAGGAACCGAAAATCCTTCAAAAAAACCTAAGTTAACCGGGCCACAGAAGCCAAAGTTTAATTTTTACTGGATTTATGCATTAATAGCCGTATTGCTTATAGGGCTTCAGATATATAGTTTTCAGGGTAGTATTGAAGAAATAGATTACCGCTCTTTTGAGCAGGAAATGTTGAAAGAAGGTCATGTTGAAAAGATGATTGTTGTTAACAATGAGTTCGTGGAGGTCTTCATCAAAGAGTCTTCATTGGAGTTGGAGCAATTTGAAGATGTTGCCGAAACTGCCTGGGGATCTCAAAATCAGGGGCCGCATTTTAAATTCAGTATAGGCTCTGTTGATTACTTTCAGGAACAAATAGCTAAAGCTCAGGAAGCTACTGCTGAAAGTGAATTAGCAACGATAACTTTTGAAAGAAGAAGAAATTGGTTTACTGATGCCTTAGGTTGGATGTTGCCTATTTTCATTATAATTGCCATTTGGTTATTTATAATGCGTCGTTTAAGCGGCGGTGGGGGCGGTCCCGGGGGTCAGATTTTCAATATAGGAAAGTCTAAAGCAACCTTGTTTGATAAAGATACCAAAGTAAGTGTGAGCTTTAAAGATGTCGCAGGCCTGGATGAAGCGAAGGAAGAAGTGATGGAAATTGTAGACTTTCTGAAGTATCCCAAAAAGTATACAGAACTTGGAGGTAAAATACCGAAAGGAGTGTTGTTGGTTGGAAGCCCCGGAACAGGAAAAACTTTAATGGCAAAAGCTGTTGCAGGAGAAGCCCAGGTTCCGTTTTTTAGTATTTCAGGCTCTGATTTTGTCGAAATGTTTGTAGGAGTAGGTGCTTCCAGAGTAAGAGATTTATTTAAACAAGCCAGAGAAAAAGCTCCGTGTATTATCTTTATAGATGAGATTGATGCCATTGGACGGGCAAGAGGCAAAAACATGATGCAAGGTGGTAATGATGAAAGAGAAAATACATTGAATCAGCTTTTGGTAGAAATGGATGGTTTCAGTGGCGACTCGGGAGTTATTCTGCTTGGAGCAACTAACCGCCCGGATGTTTTGGACTCAGCACTTTTGCGTCCCGGACGTTTCGACCGCCAGATAACAATAGATAAACCGGATATGGTCGGAAGGGAGCAAATTTTTAAGGTACACCTTAAGCCTATCAAACTCTCCAAAGATGTAGATGAGAAAAAATTGGCAGCACAAACTCCCGGTTTTGCAGGAGCAGAAATAGCAAATGTTTGCAATGAAGCCGCTCTAATCGCCGCACGTAGAAATAAAAAGCAAGTTGAAATGAAGGATTTTAACGATGCGATAGACCGTGTTATAGGTGGATTGGAAAAGAAAAATAAAATTATCTCACCGGAAGAAAAACAAATTATTGCTTATCACGAAGCCGGTCATGCTATTTGCGGGTGGTTTTTTGATTTTGCTCACCCCCTTGTAAAAGTTTCTATAGTGCCCAGAGGGATGGCTGCTTTAGGTTATGCTCAATACCTACCTAAAGAGCAGTATCTTTACACTACAGAGCAACTTATGGATAGTATTTGTATGACTCTTGGTGGACGTGCCGCAGAAGAAATAATCTTTGGTAAAATCTCAACAGGAGCACAAAATGATCTGGAAAGGATTACTAAAACGGTCTACTCCATGATTACCCAATATGGAATGAACAAAAAAATCGGACATATTTCTTTTACAGATAATAGTGGCGAATATAACTTCAAGAAACCATACTCTGAAGAAACAGCTAAGCTTATCGATATTGAAGCTCGTGACCTCATTAATATTGCTTATCAGCGAACCATAGATCTTTTAAATGAAAAGAGAAGCCAGTTGGAGTTAATTGCAAAGGAGTTGTTGGATAAAGAAATTATTTTTAAGTCTGATATTGAGCGGATGATTGGTAAACGACCGATGGAAATTAAAGCAGAAGAAGCTGAAAAAATAGCATTAAACGGTACTAAAAAAGAAACTGAGACCGAAGAGAAGTCAGATGGAGAGACAACTCCCAAGGAAGAGAATGAAGATTACACAAACAGTACAGCCGATTTAAAAAGCGATAAGAAAACAGACGAGGAAAAGCTTTCTTGA
- a CDS encoding UDP-2,3-diacylglucosamine diphosphatase, whose translation MRLSSRKKYFFASDFHLGLSAKTVSEDRERKIIRWLTSIQSEAKSIFLVGDLFDFWFEYKTTVPKGYVRFLGKLAELKDAGIDIFIFTGNHDLWMRDYFPKELNIPVYHKPIIKEIEGKKFMIGHGDGLGPKDKGYKILKKVFTNPFCKWAFRQIHPDFGIRLANYFSKKSRYAQKPEEHKLKNLEDEWLYLYAREKAKNTDINYFVFGHRHLPLDIEIKKDCRYLNLGDWLDYFTYAVYDGKKMEIKIFENEHDSFPVYVHTLAGKS comes from the coding sequence ATCCGTTTGAGTAGCCGAAAAAAATACTTTTTTGCATCAGACTTTCATCTGGGATTAAGCGCTAAAACAGTAAGTGAAGATCGGGAGCGTAAAATTATACGCTGGCTGACTTCTATTCAAAGTGAAGCAAAGTCTATCTTTTTGGTAGGTGATTTATTCGATTTTTGGTTTGAATACAAAACTACTGTACCAAAAGGTTATGTGCGATTTCTTGGAAAACTGGCAGAACTAAAAGATGCCGGTATTGATATTTTTATTTTTACAGGCAATCATGATTTATGGATGCGTGACTACTTCCCGAAAGAGTTGAATATCCCGGTATATCACAAGCCAATTATAAAAGAAATAGAAGGTAAAAAATTTATGATTGGCCATGGGGATGGCTTAGGGCCGAAAGACAAAGGCTATAAGATTTTGAAAAAAGTTTTTACTAATCCATTCTGTAAGTGGGCTTTCAGGCAAATTCATCCGGACTTTGGCATACGTTTGGCTAATTACTTTTCTAAAAAAAGTCGCTATGCACAAAAACCGGAAGAACATAAATTAAAAAATTTAGAAGACGAATGGTTGTATCTTTATGCTAGAGAAAAAGCAAAAAATACAGATATTAATTATTTTGTTTTTGGACACAGACATTTACCTTTAGATATTGAAATCAAGAAAGATTGCCGGTATTTAAACTTAGGTGATTGGTTAGATTATTTCACTTATGCAGTTTATGATGGAAAAAAAATGGAAATCAAAATATTTGAAAATGAGCATGACAGTTTTCCTGTTTATGTTCATACTCTTGCCGGTAAAAGCTGA
- the prfA gene encoding peptide chain release factor 1 has product MLDKLKAIKERWQEVSLMLSDPELMSDMNRYTKLNKEYKDLEKIVVKYDEYRDVLSNIKANKEIIDKEKDEEFRQMAKGDLDQLNEKKEALIDEIEYMLLPKDPEDEKDVVLEIRAGTGGDEASIFAGDLFKLYSKFIERKGWQLEVISLTLGTSGGYKEIISNVKGENVYGILKFESGVHRVQRVPETETQGRVHTSAATVAVLPEADEVDIKINTADIRRDTFRSSGAGGQHVNKVESAIRLTHIPSGVVVECQEGRSQLKNYEMAMQVLRTRLYEESLRKKQQELADKRKTLVSTGDRSAKIRTYNYPQGRFTDHRINMTTYNLAEIMNGEIDEVIDQLRIAENTEKMKTGS; this is encoded by the coding sequence ATGCTGGATAAATTAAAAGCCATTAAAGAAAGATGGCAGGAAGTTAGTTTGATGCTTTCAGACCCGGAGCTCATGTCTGATATGAATCGCTACACTAAGCTGAATAAAGAATATAAAGACCTGGAAAAAATAGTCGTTAAGTATGATGAATACCGCGATGTATTAAGCAATATTAAAGCCAATAAGGAAATAATTGATAAAGAAAAAGACGAAGAATTTCGTCAAATGGCTAAAGGTGATTTGGATCAACTTAATGAAAAAAAAGAAGCACTGATTGATGAAATAGAATATATGCTTCTTCCCAAAGATCCTGAGGATGAAAAAGATGTGGTTCTGGAAATCCGTGCAGGTACAGGTGGTGACGAAGCTTCAATTTTTGCCGGAGATTTATTTAAACTTTACTCAAAGTTTATTGAAAGAAAAGGCTGGCAATTGGAAGTAATTAGCTTAACCCTTGGAACTTCCGGAGGTTATAAAGAAATCATATCTAATGTTAAAGGCGAAAATGTATATGGTATTTTAAAATTTGAATCCGGTGTACACAGAGTTCAAAGAGTTCCGGAAACTGAAACCCAGGGTAGAGTTCATACTTCTGCGGCTACCGTTGCTGTTTTACCGGAAGCAGATGAGGTGGATATTAAAATAAATACAGCAGATATCCGAAGAGACACTTTTCGCTCATCAGGGGCCGGTGGTCAGCACGTAAACAAAGTTGAATCTGCTATTCGCTTAACTCACATACCCTCAGGTGTAGTCGTGGAATGTCAGGAAGGGCGAAGCCAGTTGAAAAACTACGAAATGGCTATGCAAGTCCTGAGAACCAGATTATATGAGGAAAGTCTTAGAAAAAAACAACAGGAACTTGCCGATAAAAGAAAAACATTAGTTTCAACCGGTGACCGTTCAGCTAAAATCAGGACATATAATTATCCGCAGGGACGATTTACAGACCACCGAATAAACATGACTACTTATAATCTCGCTGAAATCATGAACGGTGAAATCGATGAGGTAATAGACCAATTAAGAATAGCAGAAAATACAGAGAAAATGAAAACCGGATCTTAA
- a CDS encoding T9SS C-terminal target domain-containing protein: protein MRYLSVLFIFLIAFSNQVYSNIPDKDFENWTASPLGNFEKPSSGWWVSLNPLANLGAEVTVEKTTDSNSGNYAAKLTTKEWGDFLIPGLLISGNFDLSAGIDAIEEGQPYELKPSLFTGYYKYFPVAEDSAAIYAGISYFNTTTNEREIIAEAAISPDQTAEQYTYFEIEFEYFIEDIQPDSISIVLSSSFNTDNPLLTPGSILYIDDIDVLVNVSTPSFNKPNKSPLVTVYQSFNKKDIYLGWNESLEKAEVRLYNLQGKKLYSQKMPAISGSRSSLNINFSGAGIYILQVTDGSKLIETHKVLLP from the coding sequence ATGAGATACTTATCTGTTTTATTTATTTTCTTAATCGCCTTTTCTAATCAGGTTTATTCAAATATTCCCGATAAAGATTTTGAAAACTGGACGGCATCCCCATTAGGAAACTTCGAAAAGCCCTCCAGTGGATGGTGGGTAAGCCTTAATCCATTGGCAAATCTGGGAGCAGAAGTTACCGTTGAAAAAACAACTGACTCTAATTCCGGAAACTATGCGGCTAAGCTTACTACAAAAGAATGGGGTGACTTTTTAATTCCCGGGCTTCTTATTTCCGGAAACTTTGACCTGTCAGCCGGTATAGATGCAATAGAAGAAGGACAGCCTTATGAACTAAAACCTTCCCTTTTCACCGGCTATTATAAATATTTTCCTGTTGCAGAGGATTCTGCAGCCATTTATGCGGGTATAAGCTATTTTAATACCACCACCAACGAAAGAGAAATTATTGCTGAAGCAGCAATATCTCCCGACCAAACTGCTGAGCAATATACCTACTTCGAAATTGAATTTGAATACTTTATTGAGGATATTCAACCCGACAGTATTTCAATAGTGCTGAGTTCCAGTTTCAATACAGATAACCCTTTACTAACTCCCGGGAGCATTTTGTATATTGATGACATAGATGTCTTAGTAAATGTAAGTACTCCTTCTTTTAATAAACCTAATAAATCACCACTTGTAACAGTCTATCAAAGTTTTAATAAAAAAGACATTTATCTTGGATGGAATGAGTCGCTTGAAAAAGCAGAAGTCCGTTTATATAATCTTCAGGGGAAAAAACTATACTCACAAAAAATGCCGGCAATTTCAGGCAGTAGAAGCTCCCTAAATATAAATTTTTCAGGAGCCGGAATTTATATACTTCAGGTTACAGATGGAAGTAAATTAATAGAAACACATAAAGTGCTGCTTCCCTAA
- the pyk gene encoding pyruvate kinase, with protein MIKTYNKTKIIATVGPACSDYEVLLELIKEGVNVFRLNFSHGKHEEHLETINNVRKINRAYKLNVGILADLQGPKIRIGEVENDAVYLEENKIIEVVSKKQISTEDRIYVSYENLAKDVKPGERLLIDDGKIIIEVTETNRVDLVLAKVIYGGVITANKGVNMPETTISVPSLTPKDLVDLDFALKHKANWIALSFVRKASDVQEVKQKADNPNAVKVIAKIEKPEAIKNIDEIIDAADGIMVARGDLGVEVPIDRMPMIQKDIVKKCIQKNKPVIIATQIMDSMINNPMPTRAEVSDVANAIIDGADALMLSGETSVGKYPVKVIRTMVSIMKQVELEPAIYNKQLTADENSPTFLSDAVCFNACMISESLGGKAIIGHTRSGYTAFMLSSYRPKAKIFIFTDNEALLNILSLCWGVQAFYYDKFVSTDGTISDVIQILKNASLVKKDDVIINTGSMPLEAQGRTNMLKVTKVD; from the coding sequence ATGATAAAGACATATAATAAAACGAAGATTATTGCAACGGTAGGACCAGCTTGCTCCGACTATGAAGTTTTGCTGGAGCTTATTAAGGAAGGCGTAAATGTATTTCGGTTAAACTTTTCACATGGCAAACATGAAGAACATCTTGAGACCATTAACAATGTTCGGAAAATAAACAGAGCCTATAAGTTGAATGTAGGCATTTTGGCTGATTTACAAGGACCGAAAATCAGAATTGGTGAAGTTGAAAACGATGCTGTTTATCTGGAAGAAAACAAAATTATTGAAGTCGTTTCAAAAAAACAGATTTCCACTGAAGACCGTATTTATGTAAGTTATGAAAACTTGGCTAAAGATGTAAAACCGGGCGAGCGACTACTTATTGACGATGGAAAAATCATCATTGAAGTGACAGAAACTAATAGAGTAGATTTGGTTTTAGCAAAAGTTATTTATGGTGGAGTTATAACGGCTAATAAAGGAGTGAATATGCCGGAAACGACTATTTCTGTTCCTTCTTTAACCCCCAAAGACTTAGTGGACCTTGATTTTGCGCTGAAGCATAAAGCAAACTGGATTGCTCTTTCATTTGTTAGAAAAGCTTCTGACGTACAGGAGGTTAAACAAAAAGCTGATAACCCTAATGCCGTTAAAGTGATTGCCAAAATTGAAAAGCCGGAAGCAATAAAAAATATAGATGAAATCATTGATGCTGCAGATGGTATAATGGTTGCTCGCGGAGATTTGGGAGTAGAGGTGCCAATTGACAGAATGCCCATGATACAGAAGGATATTGTTAAAAAATGTATTCAAAAAAACAAACCGGTTATCATTGCAACTCAAATAATGGATTCCATGATTAATAATCCAATGCCTACCCGGGCAGAGGTAAGCGATGTCGCTAATGCAATAATTGATGGCGCAGATGCTCTGATGCTAAGTGGGGAAACCTCTGTCGGCAAATACCCTGTAAAGGTTATTAGAACGATGGTCAGTATCATGAAGCAGGTAGAATTGGAGCCGGCTATTTATAATAAGCAACTAACTGCGGATGAAAATTCCCCCACTTTCTTATCTGATGCGGTTTGCTTTAATGCCTGTATGATTTCAGAAAGTTTGGGAGGGAAAGCAATTATTGGACACACCCGCTCAGGATATACGGCTTTTATGCTTTCCAGTTATCGGCCAAAAGCTAAGATTTTTATTTTTACAGACAATGAAGCTCTACTGAATATATTGAGTTTATGCTGGGGCGTTCAGGCCTTTTATTACGATAAGTTTGTCAGCACAGATGGCACTATTAGTGATGTAATACAAATTCTAAAAAATGCAAGTCTTGTAAAAAAAGACGATGTAATTATAAATACAGGCAGTATGCCTTTAGAAGCACAGGGCAGAACCAATATGCTCAAAGTAACTAAGGTAGATTAA
- a CDS encoding IPExxxVDY family protein, whose translation MSSKKIILEFDITLDFEVVGIVSSLFSHELAWLLNKKLNFNFKKANDWHIDIPHTQKIGYFECFYYREDYEWCDIYLLKNFDSNDYLLPELRKFDYLMKIDGVQFSDYSKELIQKLKKLDDLKFVKSFHPEELTSGINLLTNDKDI comes from the coding sequence ATGAGTAGTAAAAAGATTATTCTGGAATTTGATATTACTCTTGACTTTGAAGTAGTTGGTATCGTATCCTCACTTTTTAGTCATGAATTGGCATGGCTGCTGAATAAAAAGTTAAACTTTAACTTTAAAAAAGCTAATGACTGGCATATAGACATCCCTCATACTCAAAAAATAGGCTACTTTGAATGTTTTTATTACAGGGAAGACTATGAATGGTGTGATATTTATCTGCTGAAAAATTTTGATAGCAATGACTATCTTTTACCCGAACTTCGGAAGTTTGATTATCTTATGAAGATTGACGGAGTTCAGTTTTCGGATTATTCTAAAGAATTAATTCAAAAGTTAAAAAAATTAGATGACCTAAAATTCGTTAAATCATTCCATCCGGAAGAGTTGACTTCCGGAATAAACTTATTAACAAATGATAAAGACATATAA
- a CDS encoding acyl carrier protein gives MSDISARVKKIIVDKLGVDENEVTPEASFTNDLGADSLDTVELIMEFEKEFNISIPDEQAESITTVGQAIKYLEENLK, from the coding sequence ATGTCTGACATTTCAGCAAGAGTAAAAAAAATTATTGTGGACAAACTTGGTGTAGATGAAAACGAAGTTACTCCTGAGGCTAGCTTTACAAATGATTTAGGAGCCGATTCCCTGGATACAGTGGAATTAATCATGGAGTTTGAAAAAGAATTTAACATTTCTATTCCTGACGAACAAGCAGAGTCCATAACAACAGTTGGACAGGCAATTAAATATTTGGAAGAGAATTTAAAATAA
- the fabF gene encoding beta-ketoacyl-[acyl-carrier-protein] synthase II, translated as MELKRAVVTGIGAVTPLGNNVSDFWNAIISGKSGAANISLFNPEKHRTKFACEVKEFDAQNYLDRKEARKMDRFSHFAIAAASQAIEESGIHNNKEVNPDRVGVIWGSGIGGIGTFDEEIANFHLNDKNPRFNPFFIPKMILDIAPGHISIRYGFRGLNYSTVSACASSTHALIDALTYIRLGKADVIIAGGSEAAVTEAGVGGFNAMKALSERNDSPESASRPFDKERDGFVLGEGGGALIIEEYEHAKRRGATIYAELSGGGMTADAHHITAPHPEGLGAKNVMKLTLEDAGLSPENVHYINVHGTSTPLGDIAETLAIKDVFGEQAFNLNISSTKSMTGHLLGAAGVIEAIVSVLSVKNDIVPPTINHFTDDPDIDSRLNLTFNKAQKRTVNAALSNTFGFGGHNASVIFKKIQSV; from the coding sequence ATGGAACTGAAAAGAGCGGTTGTAACGGGAATTGGTGCTGTAACACCTTTGGGAAATAATGTTTCAGATTTTTGGAATGCTATTATTTCGGGTAAAAGTGGTGCAGCAAATATAAGTTTGTTTAATCCGGAAAAACACCGGACTAAATTCGCCTGCGAGGTAAAAGAGTTTGATGCGCAAAATTATCTGGATCGGAAAGAAGCCAGAAAAATGGATCGTTTTTCACATTTTGCTATTGCAGCAGCTTCACAGGCAATTGAAGAATCAGGAATTCACAATAACAAAGAAGTGAATCCTGACAGGGTAGGTGTTATTTGGGGTTCCGGAATTGGGGGTATTGGTACCTTTGATGAAGAAATCGCCAATTTCCACTTAAATGATAAAAACCCGCGCTTCAATCCTTTTTTCATTCCTAAAATGATTTTAGACATTGCACCCGGACATATTTCTATACGTTACGGGTTCAGAGGTTTAAATTACTCTACAGTTTCTGCTTGTGCCTCTTCAACTCATGCACTCATAGATGCTCTAACTTATATTCGTCTGGGTAAAGCTGATGTTATTATTGCCGGAGGTTCTGAAGCCGCTGTCACTGAAGCCGGTGTCGGTGGCTTTAATGCTATGAAAGCCCTTTCAGAAAGAAATGATTCGCCGGAGTCCGCTTCCAGACCTTTCGATAAAGAAAGAGACGGCTTCGTTCTAGGGGAAGGTGGCGGCGCATTGATTATTGAAGAGTATGAACATGCCAAGCGCAGAGGTGCTACAATATATGCTGAACTTTCCGGAGGGGGAATGACCGCTGATGCTCATCATATTACAGCCCCTCATCCCGAAGGTCTTGGTGCTAAAAACGTAATGAAACTTACATTGGAAGATGCCGGTTTATCTCCGGAAAATGTACACTATATAAATGTTCACGGCACATCTACTCCACTTGGAGATATTGCAGAAACATTAGCCATTAAGGATGTTTTTGGTGAACAGGCTTTTAATCTGAATATAAGTTCAACAAAATCTATGACCGGCCATTTATTAGGTGCTGCCGGTGTTATAGAAGCAATAGTTTCAGTTTTATCTGTTAAAAACGATATAGTTCCTCCTACCATTAATCATTTTACAGATGACCCTGATATAGATTCTCGTTTGAATCTGACCTTTAACAAGGCTCAAAAACGAACTGTAAATGCTGCCCTTAGCAATACATTTGGTTTTGGCGGTCACAATGCTTCTGTTATTTTTAAGAAAATTCAATCTGTTTGA